A window of the Cannabis sativa cultivar Pink pepper isolate KNU-18-1 chromosome X, ASM2916894v1, whole genome shotgun sequence genome harbors these coding sequences:
- the LOC115709257 gene encoding vicilin Cor a 11.0101-like, whose product MAAFKKLSLLVLLLLSVVVLSSSIVDVSDPELKQCRHQCGHQKGFDETQKRQCEQECKEYVRRKREEERRERERDYERRSEETTERRSSPYVFEDEHFETSVKTEEGRVHILRKFTEKSKLLKGIENYRIGFLEANPNAFIAPVHLDADCVFFVSTGKPTVTLLREEKRETFNLVEGDILNIPAGTPVYIVNRDEQEKLFIVKLINPVSLPGRFEPFYGAGGENPESFYKAFSWEVLSAAFKRERDELERLFRQQKRGSIVKASRQQVQELSRHAQGSGGTIWPFGPETRSSGPFNLFRDHTAQSNRYGRLYEANPSDHKSLQDLNLMISFANITKGAMSAPFYNSRATKIAFVVKGEGSLEMACPHIKSDQGRAGQRQGDKQDIERVTGQLRRGVVFVVPAGHPVTTIASGNSNLQIVCFEVNAEGNVRYPLAGKRNIVTEMENVAKELAFSVPAREVDRVFKSQNEEYFFPGPRSTQQEEGGERAYA is encoded by the exons ATGGCGGCCTTCAAAAAGCTCTCTTTACTTGTACTTTTACTCCTGTCCGTCGTAGTATTAAGCTCGAGCATCGTCGACGTTTCAGACCCTGAGCTGAAGCAGTGTAGGCACCAGTGCGGACACCAGAAAGGCTTCGACGAAACACAGAAGAGGCAATGCGAGCAAGAGTGCAAGGAATATGTTAGgcgaaagagagaggaagaaagaagagaaagagaaagagattaTGAAAGAAGATCAGAGGAAACAACAGAGAGGAGGAGTAGTCCGTACGTTTTTGAAGATGAGCATTTCGAAACCAGCGTTAAAACAGAGGAGGGAAGAGTTCATATTCTGAGAAAGTTTACTGAGAAATCAAAGCTTTTGAAAGGAATTGAGAATTACAGAATTGGGTTTCTCGAGGCCAACCCCAATGCCTTCATTGCCCCTGTCCACCTTGATGCTGACTGCGTCTTCTTCGTTTCTACTG GGAAACCGACTGTGACTCTGTTGAGGGAGGAGAAGagagaaacttttaaccttgtAGAAGGAGATATCCTTAATATCCCAGCAGGAACCCCTGTATATATCGTTAACCGAGACGAACAAGAGAAGTTGTTCATTGTCAAGCTAATCAATCCAGTCTCTCTCCCTGGCCGCTTTGAG CCATTCTATGGAGCTGGTGGTGAAAACCCAGAATCGTTTTACAAAGCCTTCAGCTGGGAGGTACTCAGTGCCGCTTTCAAG agagaaagagatgagTTAGAAAGGCTGTTTAGACAACAAAAGCGAGGGAGCATAGTGAAGGCGTCAAGGCAACAAGTTCAGGAGCTGAGTCGTCATGCTCAAGGTAGTGGTGGCACCATTTGGCCGTTTGGGCCAGAAACCAGATCTTCAGGTCCTTTCAATCTATTCCGAGACCATACGGCTCAGTCTAACCGCTATGGTCGCCTTTACGAGGCTAATCCCAGTGATCACAAGAGCCTCCAAGACCTCAATCTTATGATCTCCTTTGCCAACATCACCAAA gGAGCTATGTCGGCACCATTCTACAACTCAAGGGCAACAAAGATAGCATTCGTTGTAAAAGGCGAAGGGTCCCTCGAGATGGCTTGTCCTCACATTAAATCGGACCAAGGCCGGGCCGGTCAGCGGCAGGGAGATAAGCAAGATATAGAGAGAGTAACCGGACAGCTAAGACGTGGTGTGGTGTTTGTGGTGCCGGCTGGGCATCCAGTCACAACCATTGCCTCTGGAAACAGCAACCTTCAGATTGTGTGTTTTGAAGTAAATGCAGAAGGCAATGTTAGATACCCTCTTGcag GAAAAAGAAATATTGTGACTGAAATGGAAAACGTGGCTAAAGAGTTGGCGTTTAGTGTGCCAGCAAGAGAAGTGGACAGAGTGTTTAAGAGCCAAAATGAGGAATACTTTTTCCCGGGGCCAAGGTCAACACAACAAGAGGAAGGTGGGGAACGTGCTTATGCATGA